Proteins encoded by one window of Thunnus thynnus chromosome 3, fThuThy2.1, whole genome shotgun sequence:
- the rgl3a gene encoding ral guanine nucleotide dissociation stimulator-like 1 isoform X1, whose product MRTILPVCGGGDGGESRGLRSRVGRMKKLLWLRQSHCVDVHTDTEPGVWLRSFQLLDTDGQREDPVQEWGEEEEDGAVFGITLRREPVLPGSDTAEPPTAFSFIQYHTVKVRRLKAATLERLVTHLLDREHQEPDYVPVFLSTYRAFTSTSTLIELLFQRDDSIANLDNTVCPRSTLPPVIRLWLEEYSEDFHDSPQYQALRLLCVHLRHRLCFRRLAQTAENLLKRLQEQDCSLSTSEHDSESLQQDFRDQEEGGEMSSKEEHKHNLMDFPAREVAEQLTRLDAELFVRVVPFHCLGCVWSQRDKKGNQNLAPTVRATISQFNAVTNRVITSLLCPSSPSPSTSSPISSPSSSFTFLYPPTAPGSPRSSHTSPAHRERIIERWIAIAQECKQLKNFSSLWAILSALQSNAIYRLKKTWAAVSRESMATFDHLCETFPDENCVLTSREILVEDGNQTDGITTPGSKSLHLCSASKQMSLHSGVVPYLGTYLTVLTMLDTALTDTVEGGLINFEKRRREFEVLSQIRQLQASCSHYNLSVNPQITDWLQAHTLLTDQESYELSRDLEPPVDPCPSSPNIWSSRLLTKKLASLRTASDSSLRKTHADQISVSSSGSSSSDMEDLTVPQPSPLRLKFKSLSGSLHNVAEDFSSSAMSSSSSASLSSSSCSSSHPDLSSSSLALSPETSSSSCSPQAALPVYNKQVADSCIIRVSVESDSNGNVYKSILLTSQDHTPQVIQRALEKHNIEDVSCHNFNLYQMLNNGKELHIPDKANVFYAMCTTANYNFVLRQRWKSHSRHLGTSSSPGAQPKNRHAK is encoded by the exons GACCCGGTGCAGGagtggggggaggaggaggaagacgggGCTGTATTTGGCATCACACTGCGCAGGGAGCCCGTCTTGCCGGGTTCGGACACGGCAGAGCCCCCTACAGCCTTCAGCTTCATCCAGTACCACACGGTGAAGGTGCGCAGGCTGAAGGCCGCCACCCTGGAGCGTCTGGTCACCCACCTGCTGGATCGAGAGCACCAGGAGCCTGACTACGTCCCTGTGTTCCTTTCTACATACAGGGCCTTCACCTCCACCAGCACCCTCATCGAGCTGCTGTTTCAGAG AGATGACTCAATCGCCAACCTGGATAACACTGTTTGCCCACGCAG TACCTTACCCCCAGTCATCCGGCTGTGGTTGGAGGAGTACAGTGAAGATTTCCATGACTCCCCTCAGTACCAGGCCCTCCGGCTGTTGTGTGTCCACTTGCGGCATCGCCTCTGCTTCAGACGTTTGGCTCAGACCGCAGAGAATCTGCTCAAAAGGCTACAGGAACAAG ATTGCAGCCTGTCTACATCAGAGCATGACAGTGAATCATTGCAGCAGGACTTCAGAGAtcaggaggaaggaggagagatgtCCTCTAAGgaggaacacaaacacaacttaaTGGATTTCCCAGCGAGAGAAGTGGCGGAGCAGCTGACCAGATTGGACGCC GAACTGTTTGTCAGAGTGGTGCCCTTCCATTGCCTGGGCTGCGTCTGGTCGCAGCGTGACAAGAAGGGAAACCAAAACCTTGCACCCACAGTTCGCGCCACCATCTCCCAGTTCAATGCTGTCACCAACCGTGTCATCACTTCACTCCTCTGCCCGTCCTCTCCCAGCCCTTCCACTTCCTCTCCCATCTCATCACCCAGCTCCTCCTTTACCTTCCTGTACCCCCCCACTGCCCCGGGCTCACCTCGCTCCTCACACACAAGCCCCGCTCACAGAGAACGCATCATCGAGAGGTGGATCGCTATTGCACAG GAGTGCAAACAGCTGAAGAATTTCTCCTCCTTGTGGGCCATCCTCTCAGCCCTGCAGTCCAATGCCATATATCGCCTCAAGAAGACCTGGGCTGCTGTCAGCAG gGAAAGCATGGCCACCTTTGACCACCTGTGTGAGACTTTTCCTGATGAGAACTGTGTGCTAACCAGCAGAGAGATCCTTGTGGAG GATGGGAATCAGACAGACGGCATCACCACCCCGGGTTCTAAGTCACTTCATCTGTGCTCTGCGTCCAAACAGATG AGCCTCCACAGTGGTGTCGTACCTTACCTGGGCACTTACCTGACTGTCCTCACCATGCTGGATACAGCTCTCACTGACACTGTGGAA GGTGGACTCATCAACTTTGAAAAGCGCAGACGG GAGTTTGAGGTTCTGTCTCAGATTCGGCAGCTTCAGGCTTCCTGTTCGCACTACAATCTCTCAGTAAACCCTCAAATCACTGACTGgctgcaggcacacacacttcTCACAGACCAGGAGAG CTATGAGCTGTCTCGTGACCTGGAGCCTCCAGTTGACCCATGTCCCAGCTCTCCCAACATATGGAGCAGTCGTCTGCTCACCAAGAAGCTCGCCTC gttgcGAACAGCCAGCGACAGCTCCCTCAGGAAGACCCATGCAGACCAGATCAGTGTGTCGTCTTCTGGCTCCAGCAGTTCAGACATGGAGGATCTCACCGTCCCTCAGCCCTCTCCGCTCAGACTCAAATTCAAG TCTCTCTCGGGCTCTCTCCACAATGTAGCAGAGGACTTCTCCTCCAGTGCCatgtcctcctcttcttctgcgaGTCtttccagctcctcctgcagctcctctcatcCAGacctcagctcctcctctctgGCACTGAGCCCAGAGACATCATCCTCCAGCTGCTCCCCTCAGGCCGCACTTCCTGTCTACAACAAACAGGTCGCTGACTCATGTATCATCAGGGTCAGCGTGGAGAGTGACAGCAACGGAAATGTCTACAAAAGCATATTG CTGACCAGTCAGGATCATACGCCTCAGGTGATTCAGAGGGCTCTTGAGAAACACAACATAGAGGATGTCAGCTGCCATAACTTCAACCTCTACCAGATGCTCAACAATGGAAAAG AGCTACACATCCCCGACAAAGCCAACGTATTTTACGCCATGTGCACCACAGCCAACTACAACTTCGTCCTGCGCCAGCGCTGGAAGAGCCACAGCCGACATCTCGGCACCTCCTCCAGCCCTGGAGCTCAACCCAAGAACCGCCATGCCAAGTGA
- the rgl3a gene encoding ral guanine nucleotide dissociation stimulator-like 1 isoform X2, with protein sequence MGKWHLSMDPVQEWGEEEEDGAVFGITLRREPVLPGSDTAEPPTAFSFIQYHTVKVRRLKAATLERLVTHLLDREHQEPDYVPVFLSTYRAFTSTSTLIELLFQRDDSIANLDNTVCPRSTLPPVIRLWLEEYSEDFHDSPQYQALRLLCVHLRHRLCFRRLAQTAENLLKRLQEQDCSLSTSEHDSESLQQDFRDQEEGGEMSSKEEHKHNLMDFPAREVAEQLTRLDAELFVRVVPFHCLGCVWSQRDKKGNQNLAPTVRATISQFNAVTNRVITSLLCPSSPSPSTSSPISSPSSSFTFLYPPTAPGSPRSSHTSPAHRERIIERWIAIAQECKQLKNFSSLWAILSALQSNAIYRLKKTWAAVSRESMATFDHLCETFPDENCVLTSREILVEDGNQTDGITTPGSKSLHLCSASKQMSLHSGVVPYLGTYLTVLTMLDTALTDTVEGGLINFEKRRREFEVLSQIRQLQASCSHYNLSVNPQITDWLQAHTLLTDQESYELSRDLEPPVDPCPSSPNIWSSRLLTKKLASLRTASDSSLRKTHADQISVSSSGSSSSDMEDLTVPQPSPLRLKFKSLSGSLHNVAEDFSSSAMSSSSSASLSSSSCSSSHPDLSSSSLALSPETSSSSCSPQAALPVYNKQVADSCIIRVSVESDSNGNVYKSILLTSQDHTPQVIQRALEKHNIEDVSCHNFNLYQMLNNGKELHIPDKANVFYAMCTTANYNFVLRQRWKSHSRHLGTSSSPGAQPKNRHAK encoded by the exons ATGGGAAAATGGCACTTATCGATG GACCCGGTGCAGGagtggggggaggaggaggaagacgggGCTGTATTTGGCATCACACTGCGCAGGGAGCCCGTCTTGCCGGGTTCGGACACGGCAGAGCCCCCTACAGCCTTCAGCTTCATCCAGTACCACACGGTGAAGGTGCGCAGGCTGAAGGCCGCCACCCTGGAGCGTCTGGTCACCCACCTGCTGGATCGAGAGCACCAGGAGCCTGACTACGTCCCTGTGTTCCTTTCTACATACAGGGCCTTCACCTCCACCAGCACCCTCATCGAGCTGCTGTTTCAGAG AGATGACTCAATCGCCAACCTGGATAACACTGTTTGCCCACGCAG TACCTTACCCCCAGTCATCCGGCTGTGGTTGGAGGAGTACAGTGAAGATTTCCATGACTCCCCTCAGTACCAGGCCCTCCGGCTGTTGTGTGTCCACTTGCGGCATCGCCTCTGCTTCAGACGTTTGGCTCAGACCGCAGAGAATCTGCTCAAAAGGCTACAGGAACAAG ATTGCAGCCTGTCTACATCAGAGCATGACAGTGAATCATTGCAGCAGGACTTCAGAGAtcaggaggaaggaggagagatgtCCTCTAAGgaggaacacaaacacaacttaaTGGATTTCCCAGCGAGAGAAGTGGCGGAGCAGCTGACCAGATTGGACGCC GAACTGTTTGTCAGAGTGGTGCCCTTCCATTGCCTGGGCTGCGTCTGGTCGCAGCGTGACAAGAAGGGAAACCAAAACCTTGCACCCACAGTTCGCGCCACCATCTCCCAGTTCAATGCTGTCACCAACCGTGTCATCACTTCACTCCTCTGCCCGTCCTCTCCCAGCCCTTCCACTTCCTCTCCCATCTCATCACCCAGCTCCTCCTTTACCTTCCTGTACCCCCCCACTGCCCCGGGCTCACCTCGCTCCTCACACACAAGCCCCGCTCACAGAGAACGCATCATCGAGAGGTGGATCGCTATTGCACAG GAGTGCAAACAGCTGAAGAATTTCTCCTCCTTGTGGGCCATCCTCTCAGCCCTGCAGTCCAATGCCATATATCGCCTCAAGAAGACCTGGGCTGCTGTCAGCAG gGAAAGCATGGCCACCTTTGACCACCTGTGTGAGACTTTTCCTGATGAGAACTGTGTGCTAACCAGCAGAGAGATCCTTGTGGAG GATGGGAATCAGACAGACGGCATCACCACCCCGGGTTCTAAGTCACTTCATCTGTGCTCTGCGTCCAAACAGATG AGCCTCCACAGTGGTGTCGTACCTTACCTGGGCACTTACCTGACTGTCCTCACCATGCTGGATACAGCTCTCACTGACACTGTGGAA GGTGGACTCATCAACTTTGAAAAGCGCAGACGG GAGTTTGAGGTTCTGTCTCAGATTCGGCAGCTTCAGGCTTCCTGTTCGCACTACAATCTCTCAGTAAACCCTCAAATCACTGACTGgctgcaggcacacacacttcTCACAGACCAGGAGAG CTATGAGCTGTCTCGTGACCTGGAGCCTCCAGTTGACCCATGTCCCAGCTCTCCCAACATATGGAGCAGTCGTCTGCTCACCAAGAAGCTCGCCTC gttgcGAACAGCCAGCGACAGCTCCCTCAGGAAGACCCATGCAGACCAGATCAGTGTGTCGTCTTCTGGCTCCAGCAGTTCAGACATGGAGGATCTCACCGTCCCTCAGCCCTCTCCGCTCAGACTCAAATTCAAG TCTCTCTCGGGCTCTCTCCACAATGTAGCAGAGGACTTCTCCTCCAGTGCCatgtcctcctcttcttctgcgaGTCtttccagctcctcctgcagctcctctcatcCAGacctcagctcctcctctctgGCACTGAGCCCAGAGACATCATCCTCCAGCTGCTCCCCTCAGGCCGCACTTCCTGTCTACAACAAACAGGTCGCTGACTCATGTATCATCAGGGTCAGCGTGGAGAGTGACAGCAACGGAAATGTCTACAAAAGCATATTG CTGACCAGTCAGGATCATACGCCTCAGGTGATTCAGAGGGCTCTTGAGAAACACAACATAGAGGATGTCAGCTGCCATAACTTCAACCTCTACCAGATGCTCAACAATGGAAAAG AGCTACACATCCCCGACAAAGCCAACGTATTTTACGCCATGTGCACCACAGCCAACTACAACTTCGTCCTGCGCCAGCGCTGGAAGAGCCACAGCCGACATCTCGGCACCTCCTCCAGCCCTGGAGCTCAACCCAAGAACCGCCATGCCAAGTGA